In Akkermansia muciniphila, one DNA window encodes the following:
- a CDS encoding malate dehydrogenase produces the protein MKTPITVTVTGAAGQIAYSLLFRIASGSMLGPDQPINLRLLEIPPAMNALEGVVMELRDAAFPLVNEIVPTCDPDEAFAGANWCLLVGSVPRKAGMERKDLLDINGKVFIGQGQAIARSAAKDVRVLVVGNPCNTNALIAMHNASGVPSDRFFAMTRLDENRAKSQLAEKAGVHVTEVTNMTIWGNHSSTQYPDFTNAKIGGKPVTEVIKDTEWLKGDFITTVQQRGAAIIKARGASSAASAASAAVDTVRSLATQTPEGDWYSVAVCSDGSYGIEKGLICSFPVRTTKDGGWEIVQGLPVDAFSREKIDATVNELKEERDAVSSLLKH, from the coding sequence ATGAAAACACCTATCACCGTTACCGTTACAGGAGCCGCCGGCCAAATTGCCTATTCCCTTCTGTTCCGTATTGCTTCCGGCAGCATGCTGGGGCCGGACCAGCCGATCAACCTGCGCCTGCTGGAAATCCCCCCGGCCATGAATGCCCTGGAAGGGGTGGTGATGGAATTGCGTGACGCCGCATTCCCGCTGGTTAATGAAATTGTTCCGACCTGCGATCCTGATGAAGCGTTCGCCGGGGCCAACTGGTGCCTGCTGGTAGGTTCCGTGCCTCGCAAGGCCGGCATGGAACGCAAGGATTTGCTGGACATCAACGGCAAGGTGTTCATCGGCCAGGGCCAGGCGATTGCCCGCAGCGCCGCCAAGGATGTGCGCGTGCTGGTCGTCGGCAACCCCTGCAATACGAATGCCCTTATTGCCATGCACAACGCAAGCGGCGTTCCCTCCGACCGCTTCTTCGCCATGACCCGCCTGGATGAAAACCGCGCCAAGAGCCAGCTTGCTGAAAAGGCCGGCGTCCATGTGACGGAAGTGACTAACATGACCATCTGGGGCAACCACTCCTCCACCCAGTACCCGGATTTCACCAACGCCAAGATTGGCGGCAAGCCTGTAACGGAAGTTATCAAGGATACGGAATGGCTCAAGGGCGATTTCATTACCACCGTGCAGCAGCGCGGCGCCGCCATCATCAAGGCGCGCGGAGCTTCTTCCGCCGCTTCCGCCGCTTCCGCCGCCGTGGATACCGTCCGCAGCCTGGCTACCCAGACTCCGGAAGGAGACTGGTATTCCGTGGCCGTTTGTTCCGACGGTTCCTACGGCATTGAAAAAGGTCTTATCTGTTCCTTCCCGGTCCGCACCACCAAGGATGGCGGCTGGGAAATCGTGCAGGGGCTTCCGGTTGATGCGTTCTCCCGTGAAAAAATTGACGCTACCGTCAATGAACTGAAGGAAGAACGTGACGCCGTTTCCTCTTTGTTGAAGCATTAA
- the argC gene encoding N-acetyl-gamma-glutamyl-phosphate reductase — MKQVQVAVVGASGYTGQELLRILLNHRGVKLVCATSRQYAGQPLWEVFPRFRQVPGSDLKFTDSDVEAIAATGAEVAFLALPHGVAASYARGLVDRGVRVIDLSADFRLDSPEVYEEYYGNPHPDTALMQEAVYGLPEWRREEIARARIVASPGCYPTSILLPLIPLFKAGMLEPENVVVCSGSGVSGAGRKASIPLLFCECNESFHAYGVPKHRHLSEIEQELSHAAGETVVMSFTPHLIPVNTGICSTITAKVKKGADPECVGRLLEEAYAAAPFVRLLGRNQPADTKNVTRTNCVDIGWAYDPRTNRVILMSAEDNVVKGAGGQAVQSFNIMCGFDETEGLWVL, encoded by the coding sequence ATGAAGCAAGTTCAAGTTGCAGTCGTCGGAGCCAGTGGCTACACCGGGCAGGAGTTGTTGCGCATCCTTTTGAACCATCGCGGCGTGAAGCTGGTATGCGCTACTTCCCGCCAGTATGCCGGGCAGCCGTTGTGGGAGGTTTTCCCCCGTTTTCGGCAGGTTCCGGGTTCCGACCTGAAGTTTACGGATTCCGATGTGGAAGCGATTGCCGCCACTGGGGCGGAGGTCGCTTTTCTGGCCCTGCCTCATGGCGTGGCCGCTTCCTATGCCCGCGGTCTGGTGGACCGGGGCGTGCGCGTGATTGACCTGAGCGCGGATTTCCGTCTGGACAGCCCGGAGGTGTACGAAGAGTATTACGGGAACCCCCACCCGGACACTGCCCTGATGCAGGAGGCCGTGTACGGCTTGCCGGAGTGGCGCCGGGAGGAGATTGCCCGGGCGCGCATTGTGGCTTCTCCCGGCTGCTATCCCACCAGCATTCTTTTGCCTCTCATTCCCTTGTTCAAGGCGGGCATGCTGGAGCCGGAGAACGTGGTGGTCTGTTCCGGCAGCGGCGTGAGCGGAGCGGGGCGCAAGGCGTCCATTCCGCTGCTGTTCTGCGAGTGCAATGAGAGTTTTCATGCCTACGGAGTGCCGAAACACCGCCATTTGAGTGAAATTGAACAGGAGCTTTCCCATGCCGCGGGGGAAACGGTGGTGATGTCCTTTACCCCCCATTTGATTCCCGTTAATACGGGCATCTGCTCCACGATTACGGCCAAAGTGAAAAAGGGGGCGGACCCCGAATGCGTCGGCCGCCTGCTGGAAGAAGCTTATGCCGCGGCCCCGTTCGTCCGCCTTCTGGGGCGCAACCAGCCTGCGGATACTAAGAATGTAACGCGGACGAACTGCGTGGACATTGGCTGGGCTTATGATCCCCGCACGAACCGCGTGATTCTGATGAGCGCGGAGGATAATGTGGTGAAGGGTGCGGGGGGCCAGGCCGTTCAGTCCTTCAATATCATGTGCGGATTTGATGAAACGGAAGGCTTGTGGGTTCTGTAG
- a CDS encoding LPS-assembly protein LptD has protein sequence MLAKLWGAAALVAGASLFAETAAERPPAPSAEPGQEGAGGKMAGNLFSGAFMPQIPSNISITNDGAVRVEDSRKVIFEGPRIHMVTDTGVEVFADYAQADMDQGKVFLKGNLSIYQSDGRTRTNSLVRADSAEFDWENEVLLTEAIRAKMEGLILRSGKFESRKDAAGNTYLEARNASVTAEDVSEPLTWISADRIRVYPEDRFSFKNLTLYYGGVPFFYFPYLSHSLNPEVGYLPIPGMRSIWGPYLLNEYGFLMGKKWSDNGMPSADYLGTLHADYRIRRGFAYGLDIRDVLLEKDCPDMTGLSFYKTHDKGVKINAGDDEYREHLDPDRWRFALQQMWTHRVNLRTDWQLKANINMLSDEYMLRDFYPEIYQRNSSPDNTVLLSRTDDTNDFSLLQRFVPNNFYIADQRTEFSYERIKSPIFRSPVMYESRTSFAFLKQYVPPFMRTEIRNMLDGMDPGTSSYDYWARMLMTDSYSRFHSFHEISVSRKIMGFLNLTPKMGGGYTGYYGVEDYKPLNQGIFYAGADADFKFSRRYSSVYSDSFGLNGMNHIVQPHFTLAYVKTNRLSELYPQIDGDTPTTNPPSLSIGRYTEIDSLSTGLVFRYGLRNMLMTSRDANSHRWFSWDVFMDAYLYNPVNQRDFSNLFSFMRWNPVPWMEYRSEMQAPVLGKDKISGCHEYNNSLRFMPWRSTEFIVGHRYLNQHSLLEDNSQLDLRILQRFSEAWAFSGKWRFSLLDGKMDIQEYNVYHNMGSWYLGVGAFVRKNGNKNEFGLGISFTIQQTGDYMPVKFL, from the coding sequence ATGCTTGCAAAGCTATGGGGTGCAGCGGCTCTGGTTGCCGGGGCTTCCCTGTTTGCAGAGACGGCTGCGGAGCGGCCGCCCGCTCCTTCCGCTGAACCCGGGCAGGAAGGTGCCGGGGGGAAAATGGCGGGCAATCTGTTTTCCGGCGCTTTCATGCCGCAGATTCCCTCCAATATCTCCATCACCAATGACGGGGCCGTCAGGGTGGAGGACTCCCGGAAGGTCATTTTTGAAGGACCGCGCATCCACATGGTTACGGATACCGGGGTGGAGGTTTTTGCGGATTATGCCCAGGCGGATATGGATCAGGGCAAGGTGTTTCTGAAAGGGAACCTGTCCATTTACCAGAGTGACGGCAGGACGAGGACCAACAGCCTGGTGCGCGCCGACAGCGCGGAGTTTGACTGGGAGAACGAAGTGCTTCTTACGGAGGCCATCCGTGCGAAGATGGAGGGATTGATTCTGCGCAGCGGAAAGTTTGAATCCCGGAAGGATGCCGCCGGCAACACTTACCTGGAAGCCCGCAATGCCTCCGTCACGGCGGAAGACGTCAGCGAGCCTCTCACCTGGATTTCCGCGGACAGGATACGCGTGTATCCGGAAGACAGGTTTTCTTTCAAGAACCTGACCCTTTATTACGGAGGCGTTCCCTTCTTTTATTTCCCCTATCTCAGCCATTCCCTTAATCCGGAAGTCGGTTACCTTCCCATTCCCGGCATGCGCTCTATCTGGGGGCCTTACCTCCTGAATGAATACGGGTTCCTGATGGGGAAAAAATGGTCGGACAACGGCATGCCTTCCGCGGATTATCTGGGAACCCTGCATGCAGATTACCGCATCCGGCGCGGCTTCGCCTACGGATTGGACATCCGCGACGTGCTGCTGGAAAAGGATTGTCCGGACATGACGGGGCTGTCCTTTTACAAAACCCACGATAAAGGGGTGAAAATCAATGCCGGTGATGATGAGTACCGCGAGCATCTGGATCCGGACCGGTGGAGGTTCGCGCTTCAGCAGATGTGGACCCACCGGGTAAATCTCCGTACGGACTGGCAGTTGAAGGCCAACATCAACATGCTGAGCGACGAGTACATGCTCCGCGATTTTTATCCGGAAATTTATCAGCGCAATTCTTCTCCGGATAACACGGTGCTTCTTTCCCGCACGGACGATACGAATGATTTTTCCCTGCTGCAGCGTTTTGTCCCCAATAATTTTTACATAGCGGATCAGCGGACGGAGTTCAGTTATGAGCGCATCAAATCTCCCATATTCCGTTCTCCCGTCATGTATGAAAGCCGCACCAGTTTCGCTTTCCTCAAGCAATACGTTCCTCCGTTCATGCGGACGGAAATCCGGAACATGCTGGACGGGATGGATCCCGGAACTTCTTCCTATGATTACTGGGCCCGAATGCTGATGACGGACAGCTACAGCAGGTTCCACTCCTTCCATGAAATTTCCGTTTCCAGGAAAATCATGGGGTTCCTGAACCTGACCCCCAAAATGGGCGGGGGTTATACGGGATATTACGGCGTGGAGGACTACAAACCGCTCAATCAGGGAATTTTTTACGCCGGGGCGGACGCTGATTTCAAATTCTCCCGCCGTTATTCTTCCGTCTATAGCGATTCCTTTGGACTGAACGGCATGAATCATATCGTTCAGCCCCACTTTACGCTGGCGTATGTCAAAACCAACCGCCTGAGCGAGCTTTATCCCCAGATTGACGGCGATACCCCCACGACCAATCCCCCGTCCTTGAGCATAGGCAGGTACACGGAGATCGACTCCCTGTCCACGGGGCTCGTGTTCCGGTATGGATTGCGCAATATGCTGATGACCAGCCGGGACGCCAATTCCCACCGCTGGTTTTCCTGGGATGTGTTCATGGATGCTTATCTGTATAATCCCGTTAACCAGCGGGATTTTTCCAACCTTTTTTCGTTCATGCGCTGGAATCCCGTTCCCTGGATGGAATACCGGTCGGAAATGCAGGCTCCCGTTTTGGGGAAGGACAAGATTTCCGGTTGCCATGAATATAACAACTCCCTGCGTTTCATGCCGTGGCGTTCCACGGAGTTCATAGTGGGGCACCGTTATTTGAACCAGCATTCCCTTCTGGAGGACAACAGCCAGCTGGATTTGCGCATTTTGCAGCGTTTTTCGGAAGCCTGGGCTTTCAGCGGCAAGTGGCGTTTTTCCCTGCTGGACGGCAAGATGGACATTCAGGAATATAATGTGTACCACAATATGGGGTCCTGGTATTTGGGTGTGGGCGCTTTCGTCCGCAAGAACGGGAACAAAAACGAATTCGGGCTGGGCATCAGCTTCACCATCCAGCAGACCGGGGATTATATGCCGGTCAAATTCCTTTGA
- a CDS encoding NAD(P)H-dependent oxidoreductase, translated as MNAQELIETLEWRYATKVFNPDRRIPAEDWEALLESLHLSPSSLGLQMWKFLDVRDPSVRSRLREVSWGQPQVTDASRLVVFCARRDFKPEDVQRYLERIVEVRGVTMDSLDQYRARIFELVGSKSPEALKAWLERQVYIALGFMMSCAADLRVDTCALEGMDPLAYDRILHLENSPYYTLCALALGYRNEEADKYARLAKVRFDRDEVIPVI; from the coding sequence ATGAACGCTCAGGAATTGATCGAGACGCTGGAATGGCGTTACGCCACCAAGGTATTCAATCCGGACCGCCGCATTCCGGCGGAAGACTGGGAAGCCCTTCTGGAATCCCTTCATTTGAGCCCTTCCTCCCTGGGGCTTCAGATGTGGAAGTTCCTTGATGTCCGGGATCCCTCTGTGCGTTCCCGGCTTCGGGAGGTTTCATGGGGACAGCCCCAGGTTACGGACGCTTCCCGTCTGGTGGTTTTTTGTGCCCGCAGGGACTTCAAGCCGGAAGACGTGCAGCGCTATCTGGAACGTATCGTGGAAGTGCGCGGTGTCACCATGGATTCCCTGGACCAGTACCGCGCCCGCATTTTTGAACTGGTGGGTTCCAAGTCTCCGGAAGCGCTGAAAGCCTGGCTGGAACGGCAGGTGTACATTGCCCTCGGGTTCATGATGAGCTGCGCCGCGGATCTCCGCGTGGACACCTGCGCGCTGGAAGGGATGGATCCGCTTGCCTATGACCGTATTCTTCATCTGGAGAATTCCCCTTATTACACGCTTTGCGCCCTGGCCCTGGGTTACCGGAATGAAGAGGCGGATAAGTACGCCCGCCTGGCGAAAGTGCGTTTTGACCGGGATGAGGTCATTCCGGTCATCTGA
- a CDS encoding NPCBM/NEW2 domain-containing protein: protein MNVTSKRFSVLLLVLGAGIWNAPSMGTEAESASKAPVPASSSREGAEFTRLPVSWTVNPGDAANARAAWKTLSAYHRGKPKSSRKLHVVYVTFKDRPALEGYRERYDHILKNIQAYYADQMQANGFPPLTFQLDLDERGKLVIYDAYVDKPMSEMSVQSSGPVSREAAKKVLASKGIDIDKEHVLIVCQLPDGVGPYYGGGFSHQGTGWTCDQEGLDPASFLDTEMMQGGRFKVTRGKNATIYIGGTAHELGHSFGLPHTGDGWNYPNAGASLMGHGNSTYGNELRNEGKGSYLAPTDALKLASVPLFNGVETELPSDASFGRMMGRYVPGSFERLEAIPVKDGLRLKGRVHLTRPAYGIVAHLDPPGGSDYDSNAVGASLDEKGEFDLTICRPGYKGGFIEMRVAVLNCDSTRSMITLPVWMDARGAKAPSLAQIVYFGDVQNLWRRGRMEEARKALAEVERRHGSRPEVKEWLPVWKRALQRQNLALEVAPAQIPAETASISLNDCKPSAAQVGWAVPLWDALFPSDLGPVPFFRTIGRPERFILAHAPAVFSYDLDGRWKEFRADVGLPFGSRGSVKFSVYLDGRKLIESPVLKDGDSIPVKAAVEGGRKLEIRVDDAGDGNSADWGIIANGMLSR from the coding sequence ATGAATGTTACGTCGAAACGTTTTTCTGTCTTGTTGCTGGTTCTTGGGGCCGGGATTTGGAATGCCCCGTCCATGGGGACGGAGGCGGAGTCAGCTTCCAAGGCGCCTGTTCCTGCCTCCTCATCCCGGGAGGGGGCGGAGTTTACCCGGCTGCCCGTCAGCTGGACGGTTAATCCCGGGGATGCCGCCAACGCCCGCGCCGCCTGGAAAACGCTGAGCGCCTATCATCGGGGCAAACCCAAGTCTTCCAGAAAATTGCACGTGGTTTACGTAACGTTCAAGGACAGGCCGGCCCTTGAAGGATACCGGGAACGGTATGATCATATTCTGAAGAATATTCAGGCTTATTATGCGGATCAGATGCAGGCCAACGGTTTCCCTCCGCTCACATTCCAGCTGGATTTGGATGAACGGGGCAAGCTGGTTATTTATGACGCCTATGTGGATAAACCCATGAGCGAGATGAGCGTGCAGAGCTCCGGCCCCGTTTCCCGGGAGGCCGCCAAGAAGGTGCTGGCTTCCAAGGGAATTGATATTGATAAGGAGCATGTGCTTATCGTGTGCCAGCTTCCGGACGGCGTAGGGCCTTATTACGGCGGCGGCTTCAGCCATCAGGGCACAGGGTGGACCTGCGATCAGGAAGGGCTGGATCCCGCCAGCTTTCTGGATACGGAAATGATGCAGGGCGGCCGTTTCAAGGTGACCAGGGGGAAGAACGCCACCATTTACATAGGCGGCACAGCCCATGAATTGGGGCACTCCTTCGGCCTTCCCCACACGGGGGACGGATGGAATTACCCCAACGCAGGGGCTTCCCTGATGGGACACGGCAATTCCACGTACGGTAATGAGCTGCGCAATGAGGGGAAGGGCTCCTACCTGGCGCCTACGGATGCTTTGAAACTGGCCAGTGTCCCCCTGTTCAACGGGGTGGAGACGGAGCTTCCCTCAGATGCTTCCTTCGGGCGTATGATGGGCAGGTATGTCCCGGGGTCTTTTGAACGGCTGGAGGCCATTCCCGTCAAGGACGGACTACGCCTGAAAGGGAGGGTTCATCTGACGCGCCCCGCCTATGGCATCGTTGCCCATTTGGATCCGCCCGGAGGGTCGGATTATGATTCCAATGCCGTGGGCGCTTCTCTGGATGAAAAGGGAGAGTTTGATCTTACCATCTGCAGGCCGGGCTATAAGGGCGGTTTTATAGAAATGCGGGTGGCCGTATTGAATTGCGACAGCACGCGCAGCATGATTACTCTGCCCGTTTGGATGGATGCCAGGGGGGCCAAAGCCCCTTCGCTGGCCCAGATCGTTTATTTTGGAGATGTTCAGAATCTGTGGAGGCGGGGCCGCATGGAAGAAGCCCGGAAGGCTCTGGCGGAAGTGGAACGCAGGCATGGTTCCCGTCCAGAAGTGAAGGAGTGGCTCCCTGTCTGGAAGCGCGCCCTCCAGCGCCAGAACCTTGCGCTGGAGGTTGCTCCGGCGCAGATTCCCGCGGAAACCGCCAGCATCAGCCTGAATGACTGCAAGCCTTCTGCAGCTCAGGTGGGGTGGGCCGTTCCGTTGTGGGATGCCCTGTTCCCGTCGGATTTGGGGCCCGTGCCTTTCTTCCGGACAATTGGAAGGCCGGAACGTTTCATCCTGGCCCATGCCCCGGCTGTCTTTTCCTATGACCTGGACGGGCGCTGGAAGGAGTTCCGCGCTGATGTGGGGCTGCCTTTCGGGTCCCGCGGCAGCGTCAAATTCAGCGTGTATTTGGACGGCAGGAAGCTCATTGAATCCCCTGTGCTCAAGGACGGGGATTCCATTCCCGTGAAAGCGGCGGTGGAAGGCGGCAGGAAGCTGGAAATCCGCGTGGATGACGCCGGAGACGGCAATTCTGCCGATTGGGGCATCATCGCCAACGGCATGCTGTCCCGGTGA
- a CDS encoding tetratricopeptide repeat protein codes for MIETITEEQLTPQQAEFWVRARQAVDMNNYPYAVSLLKALVKQLPGFLEGRKALRACEIKLNPEAKRGGLFSGMKISTSKLTSSKKDAATQLSALEDELEHDPYSIPVNEALFMAAMEVDFPDLAAFALETVRQGHPGNKKMLHMLASHYVSRDMPAQAAEVYHDLVKLDPTDSVAVKSEKDCMARATMQQQKWEEAKSFRDVMKNSSETNTLDKSDKKGLTRAELEERLGLLSARYAQNQQDLAVVRDIAGVYEQMEDWANAYSFYNYAFSLSNNDISLENKASEMNERCRKAQVEEIRRRAAAEPDNKELQEQLAQFSKEAAEQQVALCRQRVENNPTDPQTRFELGQALFDCGNYTEAIPELQRARNNPHIRIRAMLLLGKCYDAKNMHDMALRQLEEANKELIEMNDTKKEILYMIGLLYEKQGKKGESLAAFQQIYDAEYGYRDVARRVESSYGN; via the coding sequence ATGATTGAAACGATTACAGAAGAACAGTTGACTCCCCAGCAGGCCGAATTTTGGGTGCGCGCCCGCCAGGCGGTGGACATGAACAATTATCCTTATGCCGTCAGTCTGCTCAAGGCCCTGGTAAAGCAGCTCCCCGGCTTTCTGGAAGGACGCAAGGCGTTGCGCGCCTGTGAAATCAAATTGAATCCGGAGGCCAAGAGAGGAGGCCTGTTCAGCGGCATGAAAATCAGCACCAGCAAGCTCACTTCTTCCAAAAAAGACGCGGCTACCCAGCTTTCCGCGCTGGAAGACGAATTGGAACATGATCCTTACAGCATTCCGGTCAATGAGGCCCTGTTCATGGCTGCCATGGAAGTGGATTTTCCGGACTTGGCCGCTTTTGCTCTGGAGACCGTCCGCCAGGGGCACCCGGGCAATAAGAAAATGCTCCATATGCTGGCCTCCCATTACGTTTCCCGGGATATGCCGGCCCAGGCTGCGGAGGTGTACCATGACCTTGTAAAGCTGGATCCTACGGACAGTGTGGCCGTGAAGAGTGAAAAGGACTGCATGGCACGCGCCACGATGCAGCAGCAAAAGTGGGAGGAAGCCAAAAGCTTCCGGGACGTGATGAAGAACTCATCCGAAACGAACACCCTGGACAAGAGCGACAAGAAAGGACTCACCCGTGCGGAACTGGAAGAGCGCCTGGGGCTTCTCTCCGCCCGTTACGCCCAGAACCAGCAGGATCTGGCCGTCGTGCGCGACATTGCCGGCGTTTATGAACAAATGGAAGACTGGGCGAATGCCTATTCCTTCTATAATTATGCGTTCAGCCTCAGCAACAATGATATTTCCCTGGAAAACAAGGCCTCGGAAATGAATGAGCGCTGCCGCAAGGCCCAGGTGGAGGAAATCCGCCGCCGCGCTGCCGCGGAGCCGGATAATAAGGAGCTTCAGGAACAGCTGGCCCAGTTCAGCAAGGAGGCCGCGGAACAGCAGGTGGCCTTGTGCCGCCAGCGCGTGGAAAACAACCCCACGGATCCGCAGACCCGTTTTGAACTGGGGCAGGCCCTCTTCGACTGCGGCAATTACACGGAAGCCATTCCGGAACTCCAGCGCGCCCGCAACAATCCCCATATCCGCATCCGCGCCATGCTGTTGCTTGGCAAGTGTTATGACGCCAAGAACATGCATGATATGGCCCTGCGCCAGCTGGAGGAAGCCAATAAGGAATTAATAGAAATGAATGATACCAAGAAGGAAATCCTCTACATGATCGGCCTGCTTTATGAAAAGCAGGGCAAGAAGGGGGAATCCCTGGCTGCATTCCAGCAGATTTACGATGCCGAGTACGGCTACCGCGACGTAGCCCGGCGTGTGGAATCCTCTTACGGCAATTAA
- a CDS encoding RluA family pseudouridine synthase, giving the protein MWIPISDAPIACFPHFEVAAESGDWIVVDKGAPLIVHPSNGKKEPNLLEGVEALLSYEIANGAALSLVNRLDRETSGLTLISKNKRAARELGRAMQRRLMHKEYLAIVQGWPEWTETACAAPILRQGEVAESRIWVKQAVHPAGKACTTVFRKERTWNTRWGPLALVRCIPETGRMHQIRVHLAHLGHPILGDKIYGPSEHCYLEYIQHGWSRELEERLVLPRHALHACRLEFPFDEETFTAEAPLPEDMRLLLETGD; this is encoded by the coding sequence ATGTGGATCCCTATTTCCGACGCGCCGATTGCCTGTTTTCCGCACTTTGAGGTAGCGGCGGAATCCGGGGACTGGATTGTGGTGGACAAGGGGGCGCCCCTCATCGTCCACCCGTCCAACGGGAAAAAGGAACCCAACCTTCTGGAAGGGGTGGAAGCCCTGCTAAGCTACGAAATAGCCAACGGAGCCGCCCTTTCCCTGGTCAACAGGCTGGACCGGGAAACCAGCGGCCTGACGCTGATTTCTAAAAACAAAAGAGCGGCCAGGGAGCTGGGAAGAGCCATGCAGCGGCGCCTGATGCACAAGGAATATCTGGCGATCGTGCAAGGATGGCCTGAATGGACGGAAACAGCATGTGCCGCCCCCATTTTGAGACAGGGGGAAGTGGCGGAAAGCCGCATATGGGTCAAACAGGCCGTGCATCCAGCCGGCAAAGCATGCACTACCGTTTTCCGGAAAGAACGAACGTGGAACACACGCTGGGGCCCTCTGGCGCTGGTCCGGTGCATTCCGGAAACGGGACGCATGCACCAGATACGCGTGCATTTGGCACACTTGGGACATCCCATCCTGGGTGACAAAATTTACGGTCCGTCCGAACATTGCTATCTGGAATACATCCAGCATGGATGGAGCCGGGAACTGGAGGAGCGGCTGGTTCTGCCGCGCCATGCGCTGCATGCCTGCCGGCTGGAATTTCCGTTTGATGAAGAGACCTTCACCGCGGAAGCCCCCCTGCCGGAAGACATGCGGCTGCTGCTTGAAACCGGGGATTAG
- a CDS encoding zeta toxin family protein gives MILLIGGGTHTGKTLAAQRVLEKYSYPYLSIDHLKMGLIRSGMCPLSPESPDEELTPFLWGMIREIVKTAIENGQNLVVEGCYIPFDWKKDFTQACREQIRYVCLIFSENYIQGHYHDILNYENAIEKRVENAALTREELLRENRDNLEKCRFYGCDYLLIDEPYNVEIVL, from the coding sequence ATGATTCTTCTGATTGGCGGCGGCACGCATACCGGGAAAACGCTTGCGGCGCAGCGGGTGCTTGAAAAATATTCCTATCCCTATTTGTCCATTGACCATTTAAAGATGGGGTTGATACGCAGCGGAATGTGTCCCCTTTCTCCTGAGAGCCCCGATGAAGAGCTGACCCCCTTCCTCTGGGGCATGATCAGGGAAATTGTAAAGACCGCGATTGAAAACGGTCAGAATTTAGTGGTGGAAGGTTGCTATATTCCCTTTGACTGGAAAAAGGATTTTACGCAAGCCTGCCGGGAACAGATACGGTATGTATGCCTGATTTTTTCAGAGAATTATATTCAAGGGCATTATCATGATATCCTGAATTATGAGAATGCGATTGAAAAGCGTGTGGAGAATGCTGCCTTGACACGGGAAGAGTTGCTGCGTGAAAACAGGGACAATCTTGAAAAATGCAGGTTCTACGGCTGTGACTATCTGTTGATTGACGAGCCTTACAATGTGGAGATCGTGTTGTAG
- a CDS encoding pseudouridine synthase, producing the protein MRLDALLSRYGYCSRREAPGWIKRHSVTFKGKPCSAPTDKVQAEGILLDGEPVEFPDGLYAALYKPEGYTCSHDDGEGDLIYDLLPFRWRNRNPAVSSVGRLDKETSGLLLLTDDGKFIHRMTSPRHHVAKVYEAVTEKDIPIEAVELFASGTLTLNGEARPCAPALLEIREPRLARLTLTEGKYHQVRRMLAAAGAPVLSLCRISIGSLHLDSLNLKPGEWAPIRPETL; encoded by the coding sequence ATGAGACTGGATGCTCTTTTATCCCGTTACGGATATTGTTCCAGGCGGGAAGCGCCGGGTTGGATCAAACGCCACTCCGTTACATTCAAAGGAAAACCATGCTCCGCGCCCACGGACAAGGTGCAGGCGGAAGGCATCCTGCTGGACGGAGAGCCTGTAGAATTCCCGGACGGCCTGTACGCCGCCCTTTACAAACCTGAAGGGTACACATGCAGCCATGACGACGGTGAGGGGGATTTGATTTACGATCTGCTGCCCTTCCGGTGGCGGAACAGAAACCCTGCGGTCTCTTCCGTAGGACGGCTGGACAAGGAAACTTCCGGTCTGCTGCTCCTCACGGATGATGGAAAATTCATCCACCGCATGACCTCCCCCCGCCATCACGTCGCCAAGGTTTATGAAGCCGTCACGGAGAAGGATATCCCTATAGAAGCCGTGGAGCTGTTCGCCTCCGGGACTCTCACGCTAAATGGGGAGGCTCGCCCCTGCGCCCCCGCCCTGCTGGAAATCCGGGAGCCGCGGCTTGCCCGGCTGACGCTTACGGAAGGGAAATACCACCAGGTCCGCCGCATGCTGGCCGCCGCAGGCGCTCCCGTCTTATCTCTGTGCCGTATTTCCATCGGCTCCCTGCATCTGGACAGCCTGAACCTGAAACCGGGGGAATGGGCGCCCATCCGTCCGGAGACGCTGTAA